One region of Erythrolamprus reginae isolate rEryReg1 chromosome 8, rEryReg1.hap1, whole genome shotgun sequence genomic DNA includes:
- the LOC139171485 gene encoding trafficking protein particle complex subunit 6B-like isoform X2, protein MQWLYCATKQGDGENGHCITRLENMGFRVDKDLIERFTKDTARFKDELDIMKFVCKYIWTTVFKKQIDKLRTNHQGIYYLAFTCGIIRGTLSNLGIKSIVTAEVSNNACM, encoded by the exons ATGCAATGGTTATACTGTGCCACCAAGCAAGGTGATGGGGAAAATGGACATTGTATCACAAGATTGGAAAACATGGGATTTAGAGTAGACAAGgatt taatagaaaGGTTCACAAAAGATACTGCACGATTCAAAGATGAATTAGATATAATGAAATTTGTTTGCAAATATATTTGGACTACTGTATTCAAAAAACAAATTGACAAACTTAGGACCAATCATCAGGGTATCTAT TATTTGGCATTTACATGTGGAATAATTAGAGGTACTTTATCAAATTTGGGAATAAAGAGTATTGTGACAGCTGAAGTTTCCAACAATGCCTGCATGTAA
- the LOC139171485 gene encoding trafficking protein particle complex subunit 6B-like isoform X1, with product MQWLYCATKQGDGENGHCITRLENMGFRVDKDLIERFTKDTARFKDELDIMKFVCKYIWTTVFKKQIDKLRTNHQGIYVLQDNKFHPLTQRFAGKQYLKNAPKYLAFTCGIIRGTLSNLGIKSIVTAEVSNNACM from the exons ATGCAATGGTTATACTGTGCCACCAAGCAAGGTGATGGGGAAAATGGACATTGTATCACAAGATTGGAAAACATGGGATTTAGAGTAGACAAGgatt taatagaaaGGTTCACAAAAGATACTGCACGATTCAAAGATGAATTAGATATAATGAAATTTGTTTGCAAATATATTTGGACTACTGTATTCAAAAAACAAATTGACAAACTTAGGACCAATCATCAGGGTATCTATGTACTTCAGGATAACAAATTTCATCCTTTGACTCAAAGGTTTGCAGGAAAGCAATATTTGAAAAATGCCCCTAAGTATTTGGCATTTACATGTGGAATAATTAGAGGTACTTTATCAAATTTGGGAATAAAGAGTATTGTGACAGCTGAAGTTTCCAACAATGCCTGCATGTAA